A single window of Methanobrevibacter ruminantium DNA harbors:
- a CDS encoding triphosphoribosyl-dephospho-CoA synthase produces MEAKEIAKLAQIASVLEVSGWPKPGNVHRTRNYDDMVFQDFAISAVVIGDTMEAVASQAKEIDDLSEAELGRYIFQAVDETNRWIETNTNLGIMMMCIPIAAAASISNGFDEIQENVGRLMDATTVEDAVNLYDAINVADAGGMGDQDEFDVMSEKAKDELRANNQTMFDVLEISAGWDRLANELTNKMPVCFEIGYPCYSSFWKTSDDVDVINKATVLTFMTILSQIPDTLISRKYGDEVAEDVSQKASDILEFKDDDSFVEKLLEFDDYLYENKLNPGTTADLTAASIFLSYLADNF; encoded by the coding sequence GTGGAAGCAAAAGAAATTGCTAAATTGGCTCAAATTGCATCTGTTCTTGAAGTGAGCGGTTGGCCAAAACCAGGAAATGTTCACAGAACTAGAAATTACGATGACATGGTATTTCAGGACTTTGCAATTAGCGCTGTAGTTATTGGAGACACTATGGAAGCTGTTGCAAGTCAAGCTAAGGAAATTGATGACCTGTCCGAAGCGGAATTGGGAAGATACATTTTCCAAGCTGTTGATGAAACCAACAGATGGATTGAAACCAACACTAATTTAGGCATTATGATGATGTGCATTCCAATTGCAGCTGCAGCTTCAATAAGCAATGGCTTTGATGAAATTCAAGAAAATGTAGGTCGTTTAATGGATGCTACAACTGTTGAGGATGCAGTAAACCTTTATGATGCCATCAATGTTGCTGATGCTGGTGGAATGGGAGATCAGGATGAATTTGATGTAATGAGCGAAAAGGCAAAGGATGAATTGCGTGCAAACAATCAGACAATGTTTGATGTTTTGGAAATCTCCGCTGGTTGGGACAGATTAGCAAATGAACTCACCAATAAAATGCCTGTTTGTTTTGAAATCGGTTATCCTTGCTATTCAAGCTTTTGGAAAACCTCTGATGATGTTGATGTAATCAATAAGGCTACTGTTTTAACATTCATGACAATCCTATCACAAATTCCAGACACTTTAATTTCAAGAAAATACGGTGATGAAGTGGCAGAGGATGTATCTCAAAAGGCAAGTGATATTTTGGAATTTAAGGATGATGATTCATTTGTTGAAAAATTATTGGAATTTGATGATTATCTTTATGAAAATAAATTGAATCCTGGAACAACTGCTGATTTAACTGCAGCATCCATATTCTTATCATATCTTGCAGATAATTTCTAA